The stretch of DNA AGCTGGGCCGCCTCCTCCTCACCGGTCTCCCGCAGCCGTTCCCCCGCGTAGGCCGCGACGGTCTCCAGGAGCCGGTAGCGGATGGCGCCGCCCTGGTCGACCGGCATCACCAGCGAGCGGTCGACGAGCCGCGCCAGCAGCCCGAGCACGTCGCCCTCGCCGATCGGGTCCCCTGCGCACACCTTCTCGGCGAGGCCCGCGGTGCAGCAGTCGGCGGTCACCGCGAGGCGCCGCAGCACCGCCCGCTCGGACTCCGACAGCGGCTCCCAGCTCCAGTCCATGACGGCGCGCAGCGTCCGTTGCCGCCGGGGAGCGTCCCGTGGGCCGGAGTCGAGCACGCGGAACCGGTCGTCGAGGCGCGCGGCCAGCTCGGCGAGGCCGAGCGTTCGGACGCGCGCCGCGGCCAGCTCGAGGGCGAGCGGGAGCCCGTCGAGCCGCCGGCACACCGCGGCCACGACGTGGGCGTTCGCGGGCGTGAGCGCGAACCCGGGCGCAGCGGCCGCTGCCCGGGAGACGAAGAGCCGCACGGCAGCGGACTCGGCAGGGTCGGCCGCCTCGGCGGGGAGGTCCAGGGCGGGGACCGGTCGCACGACCTCGCCGCGCAGGCCGAGCGGTTCCCGGCTGGTCGCGAGCACCCGCAGCCCCGGCGCCCGCCGCAGCAGCGCGGCGACCAGCTCGGCGACCGGTTCGACGATCTGCTCGCAGTTGTCGAGCAGCAGCAGCACCTGACGGTCGGCGACGGCGTCGGCGATGCGGTCGATCGGGTCGGCGGCCGCCGCGTTCGGCGTGTCGTCGTGCAGGGCGAGCGCGGTGGTCACGAGCTCCGCCAGCTCGCCGATCGGGTGGTCGCGGTGGCCGTCGACCGCGGCCAGCTCGATGAGCCACACCCCGTCGCGCATCACGTCGACCAGCCGGCGCGCGGTCTCGATGGCGAGCCGGGTCTTGCCGACCCCGCCCGGGCCGGTGAGCGTCACGAGCCGGGCCGAGTCGAGCACGGCGCGCAGCTCCGCGACGTCACCGTCCCGCCCGACCATCTCGTCCCACGTCGCGGGCAGGTTGGTCCGTGGCACCGCGGTGGCCGGGACGGCGTCCAGCTCGGGTTCCTGGGTGAGGATCGCGCGGTGCAGCTCGACGAGCTCGGGCGAGGGATCCAGGCCGAGCTCGTCCCGGAACCGGACCCGCAGCTCGTCGTAGCGCTGCAGCGCCTCGGCCTGCCGGCCCGCCCGGTACAGCGCGCGTAGCCGGGTGGCGTGCAGCTTCTCCCGCAACGGGTGCCGGTCGATCAAGGTGTTCAGCTCGCCGATCAGGGCGTCGACCTCGCCCAGCTCCAGCCGCGCCTCGGCGTGCTGCTCGACGGCGCCGAGGCGTAGCTCCTCCAGCTCCGCGACCGCCGGTGCGGCGAACTCCTCGTCGGCCACGTCGGCGAACGCCGGCCCCCGCCACAACGCGAGCGCCTCGGCGAGGTGCTCCGCGACGGCGGCCGGCCGCTCGGCCGCCCGTGCCGCGGCGACGAGGTCGGCGAACCGCCCGGCGTCCACGGCGGCCGCGGGTACGTCGAGGACGTAGCCGGGACCGCGGGACACCACCAGCGCGCGGGCGCCCGGCTCGGCACCGTCGAGTGCCCGCCGCAGCTGCGAGACCTTCACCTGCAGCGCGCCGAGCGGCTGCCGAGGTGCGCGGGCGCCCCAGAGGTCCTCGATCAGCCGGTCGGCCGTGACGAGGTTGCCCCGGTGCACCAGCAGGTCGGCGAGCAGGGCACGGACCATCGCGCCCGGCACCACGACCGGCGCGCCGGCGTCGGTCCAAACCGCCAGCGGTCCGAGCACACCGAATCGCACGGTTACGACCGTAACGGGCGGATGGTCAGCGAACGGGAAGTGATCGGTAAGCGCGGGAGCCCACTGTCGGTCTCGTCGAACAGGCACCCCCGAAGGGAAGAATCGATGGGCCTCCGCATCCTCGCCATCTCCGGCAGCCTCCGCGCCGACTCCGTCAACACCGCGCTGCTGCGCGCCGCGGCCGCCGTCGCCGCCGACGACACGTGGGTCGAGCTGTGGTGCGGTCTGAGCGCGATCCCGCCGTTCAACGAGGACGGTGAGCACGACACCCCCGCCTCCGTCGCGGACATGCGCGCGGCGATCGCGGGCGCCGACGCCCTGCTGATCTCCACCCCCGAGTACAACGGCTCGATCCCGGGCCAGCTCAAGAACGCCCTGGACTGGGCGTCGCGGCCCTACGGCGAGTCGGTGCTCACCGGCAAGCTCGTCGGCGTCACCAGCGCCAGCCCCGGCGACTACGGCGGCGCGTGGGCGGCCGAGCACCTCGCCAAGGTGCTGCGGATCGCCGGCAGCGAGGTCCTGGACCCCTCCTTCTCCCTGCCGCTGGCCGACCAGGCGTTCGAGCCCGGCGCGGACGTGTTCCGCGACCCCGCCCACAGCGACGCCCTCACCGACCTGGTGTCCGCCCTGCAGAGCGCGGCGCGCCCCGCTCTCGCCGTCGCCGGCTGATCCCCGCCGACCACCGAGAGGAGAACCGGATGTCCGCCCCCCGCATCGCCGTCGTCTACTACTCAGCGACCGGCAACGTCCACGCCATCGCCGAGGCGCTGGCCAAGGGCGCGATCGGGGCAGGCGCCGAGGTGCGCCTGCGCCGCGTCGAGGAGACCGTGCCCGACCACGTCGTCGACCGGAACCCGGACTGGCGGGCCCACCGGGACGCCACCGCCGACATCCCGGTCGCCACGCTCGACGACCTGACCTGGGCCGACGGCTACGCCCTCGGCACGCCCACCCGCTACGGGAACGTGGCGGCGCAGCTCAAGCAGTTCATCGACCGGACGGGCGGGATCTGGGAGGCGGGGCACCTCGCGGACAAGCCGTTCACCGGGTTCACCAGCACCGCCGAGGTGCACGGTGGGCAGGAGTCGACGCTCCTCGCGCTCTACCACGTGGCCCACCACTGGGGCTCGATCATCGTGCCCACCGGGTACGTCGACTACGACCTCATCCACGCCGCGGGCGGCAACCCGTACGGGCTGAGCACCGTGGCCGGTCCGGAGGGACCGCCGGAGGAGGTGCTCGCCGCCGCCACCCACCAGGGCGCGCGGCTGGCCCGGATCACCGCCGCGCTGGCGCCGGTGCGTGCGTCATGACCGCCGTCGCCGTCGCCCCGCCCGCCGCCCGGTCGTTCCCGCGCGTCGCGCTGCTCGCGCTCGCGGCAGGCGCGTTCGTGATGTGCACCGCCGAGTTCGTGATCGCGGGCCTGCTTCCCGAGGTGGCCGCCGACCTCGGGATCGGCATCTCCACGGCGGGCCTGCTGATCTCCGGCTACGCCGCGGCCATCGTCGTCGGCGGGCCGCTGTTCGTCGTGGCAGGCACCCGGGTGCAGCGCACCCGGCTGCTGGTGATCGCCGCGGCCGTCTTCCTGGCCGGCAACACCCTCGCCGCCCTTTCCGGCACGTACTCGATGCTGATGGCGGGCCGGGTGCTCAGCGCGCTCGGGCAGGGCGCGTTCCTCGCCACCGCGGCCGTCGTGGCGGCCGACCTGGTGGCGCCGCAGCTGCGGGCCCGCGCGATCGCGCTCGTGTTCGCGGGTGGCACCGCCGCGAACGTGGCGGGCACGCCGCTCGGCGCCCTGATCGGGCAGGAGCTCGGGTGGCGCGCCACGTTCTGGGCGGTCGCCGCGGCGGGGGCGGCCGCGCTGGTGGCGGTCCTCGTCGCCGTGCCCGCGACGCCGCCACCCGCACCCACGACGCTGCGGGCCGGGCTCGGGGTGTTCCGGCAGCTGCAGGTGTGGCTCACGCTCGCCATCGGGATGGCAGGCCTCGGCGGCCTCTTCGCGGCCTACACCTACATCGCACCCCTGCTGACCTCGGCCAGCGGCTTCCCGCCTGGCGCCATCGCCGCGCTGCTCGGCCTGTTCGGGGTCGGGCTACTGGCCGGCAACGTCGTCGGCGGCAGGCTCGGGGCCGGGTCCCAGCTGAGGGTGCTCGGCGCCGGGCTCGCGGTGCTCGCGGCCGCTCTGGCCGGGCTGGCCGTCGGCGCGAGCTCTCCGGTCGTGGCCACTGTCCTGCTGATGGTCGTCGGAGCCAGCGCGTTCGCCCTGGTGGCGCCGTTCATGACCCGCCTGATCGACCAGGCGGCAGGCGCCCCGTTGCTCGCATCGGCAGCGGGGGGCTCCGCGGTCAACACGGGCGCGGCGCTCGGCGCGTACCTCGGCGGGCTCGCGATCGACACCCCGCTCGGCGTGACCGGCCCGCCCGCCGCGGGCGCGCTGATCGCCGCAACGGGCCTGGTGGCGGTACTCGCCGCCCGGCTCTCAGCCACTCGATACCCTTGACAGGTGACCACCGCCGACGCACCGGCCCAGCCCGGCCTCGCCGCGCAGCTGGGCCGGTTCGTCGCGGTCGGGGCGCTCTCCGCGCTCGTCGACTTCGGCGGCTACCACGCCCTGCTCGCGCTCGGCACCTACGTGCACCTCGCGAAGGCGATCAGCTTCATCCTCGGCACCACCACGGCGTACCTGCTCAACCGCCGGTTCACGTTCACCGCCACCGAGGGCGGCCGCGCCCGCTTCGCCGGCTTCGTGCTGCTCTACGGCACCACGTTCGCGATCAACATCGGGATGAACGCCCTGATGCTCGCCGTGCTGCCGCAGCTCCCGTTCCGCACGAGCGTGGCGTGGGTGATCGCGCAGGGCACGGCCACCGCGATCAACTTCGTCATGCTCCGCACGGTCGTCTTCCGCCGCTGACCCCACCTCGGGTGCCTGGCCGCCGACCGCCGCCTGATCAGGGGCGCCGGAATCGCTCCGACCGGCCCTGGCGCACCAGCCGCAGCCACTGCAGGAACTCGCGGGGACTCCGCTTGGTCACCAGGAAGTACCAGGCGAACCGCGGCACCTCCAGCGCGCCCACCCGCCGCATGCCCGGCTGGGAGACCAGGAAGCCGCGGTTGCGGTAGGTGTAGTAGCGCTTGACCGGGTCGTCGGGGTCGCGGGCGTGCAGGCGTCCACCGAGCATCGGCTTGTCGTCGTCGGAACCGGCCGGGTGCAGGTACGCCGCCCGCAGCGAGGTGCCGAACGGCAGCCCGGAACGCACCAGGCGCCGGTGCACCTCCACCTCGTCGCCCCGCACGAACAGCCGCAGGTCCGGCACGCCGACGACGTCGAGCGTGGAGGCCCGGAACAGCGCGCCGTTCATCAGGGCCGCGATCCCGGGCAGCAGCTCGTCGTCGGCGCCGTGCTTGACGTCGGCCGCCAGCGCGGCGCGGGAACGGTGCCAGGCGAGCCCCCGCCGCACGGGGAAGGCCAGCCGGTCGGGACGGTCCTTGTCGGCCACGGTGGGGGACACGGCGGCGAGGCGGCGGCGCTCGGCGAGGTCGAACAGCGTGGAGAGGGTGGACTCGTCGGCCGGCAGGCCGTCGTCGTCACCCAGCCAGATCCAGTCGGCGCCCATGGCGAGGGCCTGCAGCATCCCGAGCGCGAAACCGCCCGCGCCGCCGAGGTTCGTCCAGGACGGGACCCAGGTGGCCGGCAGGCCGCAGGTCTCCACCACCTCGCGGGCGGGCTCGTCGGGCCCGTTGTCGACGACGATGAGGTGGGCGATGGGGTGGGTCTGCTTCGCGAGCGCGGCCAGCGACTCCGCGAGCAGCTCGGTGCGGTGGCGCGTGACCACCACCGCGACGACGGATCCGGGAGGAAGCGGAGCCGTAGCCTTCACCGGGCTTCGATCTCGGCCAGCACGTCACGTCCCTTGTAGTGGTGGAG from Pseudonocardia cypriaca encodes:
- a CDS encoding GtrA family protein, with protein sequence MTTADAPAQPGLAAQLGRFVAVGALSALVDFGGYHALLALGTYVHLAKAISFILGTTTAYLLNRRFTFTATEGGRARFAGFVLLYGTTFAINIGMNALMLAVLPQLPFRTSVAWVIAQGTATAINFVMLRTVVFRR
- the wrbA gene encoding NAD(P)H:quinone oxidoreductase, with amino-acid sequence MSAPRIAVVYYSATGNVHAIAEALAKGAIGAGAEVRLRRVEETVPDHVVDRNPDWRAHRDATADIPVATLDDLTWADGYALGTPTRYGNVAAQLKQFIDRTGGIWEAGHLADKPFTGFTSTAEVHGGQESTLLALYHVAHHWGSIIVPTGYVDYDLIHAAGGNPYGLSTVAGPEGPPEEVLAAATHQGARLARITAALAPVRAS
- a CDS encoding MFS transporter, with the protein product MTAVAVAPPAARSFPRVALLALAAGAFVMCTAEFVIAGLLPEVAADLGIGISTAGLLISGYAAAIVVGGPLFVVAGTRVQRTRLLVIAAAVFLAGNTLAALSGTYSMLMAGRVLSALGQGAFLATAAVVAADLVAPQLRARAIALVFAGGTAANVAGTPLGALIGQELGWRATFWAVAAAGAAALVAVLVAVPATPPPAPTTLRAGLGVFRQLQVWLTLAIGMAGLGGLFAAYTYIAPLLTSASGFPPGAIAALLGLFGVGLLAGNVVGGRLGAGSQLRVLGAGLAVLAAALAGLAVGASSPVVATVLLMVVGASAFALVAPFMTRLIDQAAGAPLLASAAGGSAVNTGAALGAYLGGLAIDTPLGVTGPPAAGALIAATGLVAVLAARLSATRYP
- a CDS encoding NADPH-dependent FMN reductase, with translation MGLRILAISGSLRADSVNTALLRAAAAVAADDTWVELWCGLSAIPPFNEDGEHDTPASVADMRAAIAGADALLISTPEYNGSIPGQLKNALDWASRPYGESVLTGKLVGVTSASPGDYGGAWAAEHLAKVLRIAGSEVLDPSFSLPLADQAFEPGADVFRDPAHSDALTDLVSALQSAARPALAVAG
- a CDS encoding glycosyltransferase; the encoded protein is MKATAPLPPGSVVAVVVTRHRTELLAESLAALAKQTHPIAHLIVVDNGPDEPAREVVETCGLPATWVPSWTNLGGAGGFALGMLQALAMGADWIWLGDDDGLPADESTLSTLFDLAERRRLAAVSPTVADKDRPDRLAFPVRRGLAWHRSRAALAADVKHGADDELLPGIAALMNGALFRASTLDVVGVPDLRLFVRGDEVEVHRRLVRSGLPFGTSLRAAYLHPAGSDDDKPMLGGRLHARDPDDPVKRYYTYRNRGFLVSQPGMRRVGALEVPRFAWYFLVTKRSPREFLQWLRLVRQGRSERFRRP
- a CDS encoding AfsR/SARP family transcriptional regulator; its protein translation is MRFGVLGPLAVWTDAGAPVVVPGAMVRALLADLLVHRGNLVTADRLIEDLWGARAPRQPLGALQVKVSQLRRALDGAEPGARALVVSRGPGYVLDVPAAAVDAGRFADLVAAARAAERPAAVAEHLAEALALWRGPAFADVADEEFAAPAVAELEELRLGAVEQHAEARLELGEVDALIGELNTLIDRHPLREKLHATRLRALYRAGRQAEALQRYDELRVRFRDELGLDPSPELVELHRAILTQEPELDAVPATAVPRTNLPATWDEMVGRDGDVAELRAVLDSARLVTLTGPGGVGKTRLAIETARRLVDVMRDGVWLIELAAVDGHRDHPIGELAELVTTALALHDDTPNAAAADPIDRIADAVADRQVLLLLDNCEQIVEPVAELVAALLRRAPGLRVLATSREPLGLRGEVVRPVPALDLPAEAADPAESAAVRLFVSRAAAAAPGFALTPANAHVVAAVCRRLDGLPLALELAAARVRTLGLAELAARLDDRFRVLDSGPRDAPRRQRTLRAVMDWSWEPLSESERAVLRRLAVTADCCTAGLAEKVCAGDPIGEGDVLGLLARLVDRSLVMPVDQGGAIRYRLLETVAAYAGERLRETGEEEAAQLHYALACAELAEQAAERLRGPDQQEWLQRLDAEAANMRGALDIAVARSDAALALRLVRALTWYWFLRGRHRTAARSLAAALRIAGQEPSVVRADARAALASIRIRERGVDDPAAHSRAALAEYAGLDDPGALAHAQWLHSYVISGIGALEECEPLAHAALETFRELGDAWGTAAALREVGMYAMTRGRLDEARRAGAESARLFEELGDRWGQAAAAELLGTLDEIAGDNESAARRHRDGMRWTEELQLWPAMIDHLSRLGRLAALMGEPALADEHHRRAMTLAREQGYESTAVYAQLGLGMVARRTGRLDEAHEHLTAVHEWHRTAGYEPGKALTYAELGFLAEQRGDVDGARRLHTEGLAAARRSGDPRAVALALEGLAGERALSGEHREAARLLGAAAAARAAAGETDASNDRGDVERITAAARAALGGAFDAEFARGADLDVDSVVGTMSG